Sequence from the Amycolatopsis sp. NBC_00345 genome:
TGTCCGCGACGCCCTGGATCTGCTCGGCGTCCGGCTCGTGCAGCCCGATCCAGACGAAGCCCGCGTGGCGCTTGCGGACCTCCTTGATGGCCTCGGAGTGCGTCCATCGCCCCGGCAGGCGCTTGCCCTCCACGTACACCGCGCAGTCGACCACATAGGCCGACAGCGGAACGGGGATCGGGCGCGGGGCCGCCGCCTTGGCGCGGTTACCGCCGCGGCCTCGAAGGCCACCGAGCGAGGGAATGGCAGGCATGGGATCTCCTGGGGCTGGCGTCGTGGTGGAGCACGAAGACGACGGCCAGGCGGACTCGACGTCCGTCCGGCATCACCGGCGTTCCCGGATCGCCAGGCCTACCAGGAAGAGGAGAGGAGGCCGGCCGGCGAAGGGGGAACGCTGGGACTACTAGGGAGCGGACTATCGCCACTACTCATGGGGCGTTCCTCACCTCCTTCTGGCCGGCGCGGTCGTTAGACGCGGAGAGTGGTGGGGCTCGCGTTGACGCACGAACACCAATGGTCGAGGGTACTCCTCACCACGAATACGTGTCGCACGCGGCTCAGGCGGCGTTACTCGGACGGAGGCCCACGGGTGCAGTTCGGTCGGTACTACGAGGAGTTCGAGGTCGGCGCGGTGTACAAGCACTGGCCGGGCAAAACGGTCACGGAGTACGACGACCACCTCTTCTGTCTCCTCACGATGAACCACCACCCGCTGCACCTCGACGCCCACTACGCGGGCGAGACCACCGACTTCGGCAAGAACGTCGTGGTCGGCAACTACATCTATTCGCTGCTGCTGGGCATGTCGGTGCCCGACGTGTCCGGCAAGGCGATCGCGAACCTCGAGGTGGAGTCGCTGAAACACGTGAAGCCGACGTTCCACGGCGACACGCTCTACGGTGAGACCGAGGTGCTCGACAAGACGCCGTCGAAGTCCAAGGACGACCGTGGCGTGGTGTACGTGGAAACTCGTGGCTACAAGCAGGACGGCACGATCGTGTGCACCTTCCGCCGCAAGGTGATGGTGCCGAAGCGGTCCTATGGCGACACCCGCGGCGGCGAGCAGCCCGGCCGCCCGACGCCGCACGAGTGACACACCGGAACGAGGAGCACGGGTGGCCATCGCCCTGGAACAGATCAAGCAGACGCTGCGCACGTTCGCGGAGGTCGAGGCACGCGGCGTATCCCCGCTGTACGACCACCTCGCGACCCGGGCGGCCGAGGACGACGACGTGGCCGGCCTGCTGGCGGACGCCCGCGGCGGTGAGGCCCGCGGCACGCTGCTGATGGCCGCCGCGCACCGGCTCGTCCAGGCCGACCCGATCCACCCGCTGTCGCGGTACTACCCGTCGCTGGGCGGGTTCGACGGCGTCGACGGGGAGACCTGGCCGCTGTTCCGCTCGTTCCTGCTGGAGCGGGCGGACAAGGCGCGGGAGATCATCGCGTCGCGCTACACGCAGACCAACGAGGTGCGCCGCGCCGCGCTCGTCTACCCGGCCATCGCCGCGGCGGCGAAGGAGGCGGGCGGCAAGATCGCGCTGCTGGAGGTCGGCTGCAGTGCCGGGCTGCTGCTGGGCCTGGACCGCTTCGCCTACCGCTACCAGTGCGACGGCGGGGAACAGCTCGTCGCCGGCCCCGCGAAGGCCGCGGTCGGGCTGCACTGCAGCCTGGACCTCGCGCCGGGCGCCGTGCTGCCGAAGCTGCCGAAGAAGGTCGCCATCGGCGCCCGCGCCGGCTTGGACCGCGCCCCGGTGGACCTCGCCGACGAGGACGAGCTGGCCTGGCTGGAGGCCTGCGTCTGGGCCGACCAGCCCGACCGGATCCGGCTCCTGCGCACGGCCGCCGCGGAGCAGCGCAAGCACGCCCCGGCCCTGATCACCGGCGACGGCATCGAGGACCTGGCGTCAGCCGCCGCGTCCCTGCCGGCCGAGCTTCCGCTGGTCGTGCTGACCAGCCACGCGCTGGCCTACTTCGGCGACCGCCGCGCCGCCTTCGTCGAGGAGCTGGCGAAACTGTCCGCGGACCGCCCGGTCTGGTGGGTGACGGAGGGCTTCTACGCCGCCGCGCTCGACCTGGTCCTCCCGGACCGCCCCGACCTGTCCGCCGCGGTCCCCGGCACGGGCGAGATGTGCGTCCTCGGCTTGATCCGCTTCACCGACGGCAAGCCCGCGGCCCGCGCGCTGGCCCGCACCGCACCCCACGGCCAGCGGATGACCTGGCTGCCCGCCTGACGGTCGCGTGTCCTTAGTCCGTTAAGGCCTCCTTACCCGCGTCCGACGCGGGTAAGGAGGCCTTAACGGCGTCGAACGCGCCGAGCCCGCACACAGGGTCACATGTGTCACTTTCACCCCATCAGTCACATCCCGGACCACCGGAACCCGCTGACCTGACCCCGAGTCGCATGCGCATGAGTTGATAAGGAATACCGGCATTACCCCATTCACAGTGCTCAGCTCGTGAATAAACGCCATTAACCCGTCGCGCCGATGTCAAGTCGTTTCCGAATGCAATCACGGCGCCCCGGAAATGCGACCACCCCTACTCATGTCCGCGGCAGCGCACCCCAGTCACGCAATGTCACGAAAAGCAATTCCGCGAGTTGTCCCGAAGCGTCCATCGCGACCAGTTCGGCGGAGTCGACCCAGCGGGCGTCGTCCGCGTCGTCGCCCGCTGTGAGCGTGCCGCCGATGACGGTGCAGGAGTAGTCGTGGATGTCGTAAACGCCGCGGACGCCCGTGCCGACGAGTGTGTGCGGTCTCACGTCCAGTCCGGTCTCTTCACGCAGCTCGCGGACGACCGCGGCACTGTCCGTTTCATCCTTTTCGACACGTCCGCCGGGTATCGACCAGAGGCCCTTGTCCGGCTCGTGGCCGCGCTGGATCAGCAGGAGTCTGCCCTGGTCGTCGAACACGATGCCGCCGACGCAGCGCACGCGGGGGTCCATGCCTGCCGACAGTAGCCAGCTCACCCCTACGTCTGAAATGGTGATGCTGTACACGGAGAGTAGTCATACGGTACACTCCGGACGCCCTGCTGACCCATGCGCGGGACTTTCCTCCCGCGTGGGTGGTCGGTGCGGTACAACGTAGAAAGTCAGTTTTTTCCGGGTGCCACGTAAGAGACGGGATTGATCGCTGTGAACGCGAAGAAGCTTGCGGGTCTCGTGGGTATCGCGTTGGTGCTGTTCTTCGTGATTGCCCAGCCGGGTCAGGCCGCGGGTCTCGTCGGCAACATCGTCGACTTCCTCCGCAGCTCGGCCGAATCGGTGATCACGTTCGTCAGCAACGTCTTCCACGGCTGACGGGGGATACCCTCGAACCATGTTCGCGCCACGCGACCCCGACGAGTACCTCCTCGACACCGAGCGGCGGGTCATCCGCATCCGCCGCCATTGGGCTGTGCTCCTCTGGGACACCTTTGAAGCGGCCGCCCTGCTCGCCGTCTGTGTTCTCGTGTCGTACCTCCTGCCGCCCTCGTTGTGGGTGGTCCAGAACATCCTCTGGTACGTGGCGCTGCTGGTCGTGCTGCGGTTCGCCTACGTGGTGGTCGAGTGGTGGGTGGAACGGCTGGTCGTCACCGACAAGCGGTTCGTCATGACCACCGGCGTCTTCACCACCAAGGTGCTGATGATGCCGATCACGAAGGTCACCGACCTCACCTACGAGCGCTCGGCCTGGGGCCGCGTGCTCGGCTACGGGACGATGGTCGTCGAGTCCGCCGGCCAGATCCAGGCGCTCAACCGCATTGACTACCTGCCGCGGCCCGAGGAGTTCTACGACACGATCTCCGAGCTGGTGTTCGGCGACAAGCAGAAGCAGGCCGAGCGCTTCTCGATGATCAAGGCGCAGCGCGCCGCGCGCGGGAAGAAGCCGGTCGGCTGACCTCCTGGCGTTGTCCCAGGTACCGGCGTCGCTGTGACCCAGCGCATCGTTGATGATGGACACGATGCGCATCGACCTGCACGCCCACTCCACGGCCTCTGACGGTACCGACAGCCCAGCTGAGCTGGTCGGCGCCGCGACGCGGGCCGGTCTCGACGTGGTCGCGATCACCGACCACGACACCACCGCGGGCTGGGCGCCGGCGTCCGAAGCCGTGCCGCCCGGCCTGACCCTCGTGCCCGGCGCCGAGCTGTCCACGGTTTCCGACGAGCTGGACGTGCCGTACCCGGTCAGCGTGCACCTGCTCGCGTACCTGTTCGACCCGACGTCGCCCGCGCTCGTCGCCGAGCAGACGCGGCTGCGGGCCGAACGCCGGACGCGGCTGCGCACGATGGCCGACCGGATGGCCGCCGACGGCCTCCCGGTCGACGCCGACGAGATCATGGGCCTGCTGCCCGCCGACTCACCCGCCGGACGTCCGCACCTCGCGCAGGCGCTGGTGCGCGCCGGACTGGTCGGCAGCGTCGACGAGGCCTTCGCCGAGTACCTCGGCGGTCGCCGCGGCTACTACGTGCCGCGCCGGGACACCCCCGTGGAGGAAGCGATCGACATGATCGTGGCCGCGGGCGGCGTCACGGTGATCGCGCACCCCTTCGCGTACAGCCGCGGGGCGACGATCAGCGAGGACACCCTGCGCGGACTCGCCCGGCGCGGCCTCACCGGCGTTGAGGTCGACCACCCCAACCACACCGCGGAGACCCGCGTCCGGACCCGTGAGCTGGCCGACGAGCTCGGGCTCGTCCGCACCGGTTCGAGCGACTACCACGGCACCAACAAGACGATCGGGCTCGGCCAGGACACCACCGACCCCGGCCAGTTCGAGGAGCTGGTCTCGCGCGCCACCGGTTCTCAGATCGTGAAGGGGTGAGATGTCGATCTCGGACTTCTTCGACGCCAAGCTCTTCATCAGCGCCACCATCACGCTGGTGGTGATCATGGACCCGCCGGGCACGGTGCCGGTGTTCCTGAGCCTGGTCGGCCGCAAGCCGATGGCCACGCGGGTGAAGGCCGCGCGGCAGGCGGTGCTGGTGTCGCTGCTGGTCATCTCGCTGTTCGCGGTGGCCGGGCAGGCGATCCTGGCGTACCTCGGCATCGGCATCCCCGCGCTGCAGGGCGCCGGCGGGCTGCTGCTCCTGCTCATCGCGCTCCAGCTGCTCACCGGCAAGGGCGGCAACGAGCCGGAGGCCAGCGACGACGTCAACGTCGCCCTCGTCCCGCTCGGCACCCCGCTGCTCGCCGGCCCGGGCGCGATCGCGGCGACGATCGTGTTCGTGCGCCAGGCCGACGGCCACATCGGCGCGTACATCGCGCTGGCGCTGGCGATCATCGCCGTGCACTTCGTGCTCTACACGTGCATGCGCTTCTCGGGCGTGGTCATCCGGCTGATCAAGGAAAGCGGCATCACGCTGCTGGCGAAGATCGCCGGCCTGCTGCTCGCGGCCATCGCGGTCGAGCTGGTGGCCAACTCCGTCAAGGGCTTCATCGACGGCGCCTTCTAGGCCCGTCCGGATCCGGCTTCGGCCAGCAGCTCGCTCGCCGCGGCGTTGACCTTGGCGAGCGCCGACATGAGGTGCTTGTGCTCGGCTTCGGTCAGGCCCGCCGTCACCTTCTCCTCGATCTCCTGACGCGCCGTTTCGACGGGCTCTTGGAGCGCGCGTCCCGCGTCTGTCAGCCACAGCCGGACGAGCCGGTTGTCCTTGTCGTCGCGGCGGCGGGTGAGCAGGCCGGCGGTGGTCATGCGGGTGGCCATCTTGACGACCGTGGGCGTGGTGACGCGCAGCTTCGCCGCGATCTCGCCCGGGGTGGCGCCGTCGGTGGTCCAGAGCACGGCGAGCAGCACGTTCTGGCCTTCGTGCAGGCCGTGGCGGCGCATCGCGGTATCGGCGAGCGCGCGGATCGCCTTGTTCGTCCGGCCGTGCAGTTCGAGGAACTCAGGCACCGTGCCCTCCAGATCGATTGACGGCTAATCATTTACCGGCTAGCGTTTCTGGTGAAGTCATTAGACGGCAAACGACTTGGGGAACTCATGCTACTGGTCACCGGAGCCACCGGAAACATCGGCAGTCAACTCGTCCGCGCGCTGGTCGGTGCGGGTGCGGACGTCCGCGCGCTGACCCGCGACCCCGCCCGCGCGGCCGGCCTGCCGCCGCAGGCCGAACTCGCCGTCGGGGACCTGGGGGAGCCCTCGACACTGCCCGCCGTGTTCGCGGGGATCGAGCGGTTCTTCCTGCTGACGCCCGGGATGGTGACCGTGAACGTCGCGAACGCGGTCGCGGCGGCGCGCGAGGCCGGCGTGCGGCACGTGGTGCACCTGTCGTCGAGCAACGTGCTCGGCGACCCGATGCCGCTGATGGGCCGCTGGCACCACGAGCGCGAGGAGATGGTGCGCGCGTCCGGCATCCCGTTCACCATCCTGCGGGCGGGCGGGTTCATGTCGAACGCCTTGGAGTGGCGGGATTCCCTGCGCGAGGGGTACGTGCTGGACCCGTCCGGGCCGGGCCGGTACGCGCCGATCGACACGGCGGACATCGCGGCGGTCGCGGCGGTGGTGCTGACCTCGGACGGGCACGAAGGCGCGGAGTACGTGCTGGACGGCGGTGAGCTGACGACGTGCGCGGAGCAGGTGAAGACCCTTGGCGACGTGCTCGGCCGGGAGATCGAGGTCCGGCAGGCGGCCTCGCCCGAGGAGGTCGTGCGGGCACGGTTCGCGGCGGGGGCGCCGAAGGTGCTCGCCGACGCCCTCGTGGAGGCTTACACGCGAGCGCGCGCGGACGTCACCGGTTCGCGATCGGACGACGCCGCTCGTCTGCTGGGCCGCCCGGCGGCGACGTTCCGGGACTGGTGCGAGCGCAACGCCGGCTTGTTCTGAGGGCCGCCCCCGCGCCGGAAAGTGTCGGTGGTGGTGCGTAGCGTGGGCACCGGCTCCAGGAGAGGGGGGTGGCGTGAAGGAACAGATGGGGTTCGACTTCGGGGTCGAGCAGCCGCAGCGGCTCACCAAGGTGTCGCCGGCGCGGCTGAGCACGTTCGAGGACTGCCCGCGCCGATACCGCCTGAACTACCTGCAGCGGCCGACGCCGCAGCGCACCGGGCCGTGGGCCCACAGCACTCTGGGCGCGGTGGTGCACAACGCTTTGCGCGCGCTGTTCGACCTGCCGGTCGCGAAGCGCACGGCGCAGCGGGCCATGGCGCTCGTGGCCGAGTACTGGAAGGACGCGGGTTTCGCCGATGCCGAGCAGGCCGCGCGGTACCGGGCGCGGGCCAAGGGCTGGGTCGCGGAGTACGTGGAGGACCACGACGTCAGCGAGGACCCGATCGGGCTCGAGCGCTGGGTGTCGGCGCCGGTGAGTCCGGCGGGCGGGCCGCCGACCCTGATCATCGAAGGCCGGGCCGACCGTATCGACCAGCGTGGCGGTGAGCTGGTGATCGTCGACTACAAAACGGGGCGGCGGGAGCCGGACGAGTACGAGGCCCGGGCGTCGCAGGCGTTGGCGATGTACGCGGTGGCGTCGTCGCGGACGTTGCGGATGCCGTGCACGAAGGTCGAGCTGCACCACCTGCCGACGGGCACGGTCGCCGCGGCCGAGCACACGCCGGAAAGCCTGCGGCGGCATCTGGAACGCGCCGAGGAGACCGCCGGGGACCTCCGCCTCGCGACGGATACCCTGGACGCGGGCGGCGACGGCGACGTCCTTTTCCCCGCCCGCCCCGAGCGCCGCTGCTCCTGGTGCGACTTCCGCCCGAGCTGCGCCGAGGGCCGCCAGGCGGCGCCGGGCCTGCAGCCATGGGAGCTGCTCGCCCCGTAAGGCCGCCCGAGACGACGATTGGACCGACGAGAACGTGGCGTCACCCGAGACTGAGAACCTGGCGACCGTTCCCCTGCCCGCCGGCGATCGCCCTCACCCGGATACTTCCGCGCCCGGGGACGGGCCGACTGCTGAGCTGCCCACTGGGGCTGGTACCGGCTCCGGCGCCGGCGCTGGCTCTGGTGGGAGGCCGGGGGCG
This genomic interval carries:
- a CDS encoding PHP domain-containing protein, with the translated sequence MRIDLHAHSTASDGTDSPAELVGAATRAGLDVVAITDHDTTAGWAPASEAVPPGLTLVPGAELSTVSDELDVPYPVSVHLLAYLFDPTSPALVAEQTRLRAERRTRLRTMADRMAADGLPVDADEIMGLLPADSPAGRPHLAQALVRAGLVGSVDEAFAEYLGGRRGYYVPRRDTPVEEAIDMIVAAGGVTVIAHPFAYSRGATISEDTLRGLARRGLTGVEVDHPNHTAETRVRTRELADELGLVRTGSSDYHGTNKTIGLGQDTTDPGQFEELVSRATGSQIVKG
- a CDS encoding PH domain-containing protein — protein: MFAPRDPDEYLLDTERRVIRIRRHWAVLLWDTFEAAALLAVCVLVSYLLPPSLWVVQNILWYVALLVVLRFAYVVVEWWVERLVVTDKRFVMTTGVFTTKVLMMPITKVTDLTYERSAWGRVLGYGTMVVESAGQIQALNRIDYLPRPEEFYDTISELVFGDKQKQAERFSMIKAQRAARGKKPVG
- a CDS encoding MarC family protein, which encodes MSISDFFDAKLFISATITLVVIMDPPGTVPVFLSLVGRKPMATRVKAARQAVLVSLLVISLFAVAGQAILAYLGIGIPALQGAGGLLLLLIALQLLTGKGGNEPEASDDVNVALVPLGTPLLAGPGAIAATIVFVRQADGHIGAYIALALAIIAVHFVLYTCMRFSGVVIRLIKESGITLLAKIAGLLLAAIAVELVANSVKGFIDGAF
- a CDS encoding MarR family winged helix-turn-helix transcriptional regulator; this translates as MPEFLELHGRTNKAIRALADTAMRRHGLHEGQNVLLAVLWTTDGATPGEIAAKLRVTTPTVVKMATRMTTAGLLTRRRDDKDNRLVRLWLTDAGRALQEPVETARQEIEEKVTAGLTEAEHKHLMSALAKVNAAASELLAEAGSGRA
- a CDS encoding DUF2332 domain-containing protein, with protein sequence MALEQIKQTLRTFAEVEARGVSPLYDHLATRAAEDDDVAGLLADARGGEARGTLLMAAAHRLVQADPIHPLSRYYPSLGGFDGVDGETWPLFRSFLLERADKAREIIASRYTQTNEVRRAALVYPAIAAAAKEAGGKIALLEVGCSAGLLLGLDRFAYRYQCDGGEQLVAGPAKAAVGLHCSLDLAPGAVLPKLPKKVAIGARAGLDRAPVDLADEDELAWLEACVWADQPDRIRLLRTAAAEQRKHAPALITGDGIEDLASAAASLPAELPLVVLTSHALAYFGDRRAAFVEELAKLSADRPVWWVTEGFYAAALDLVLPDRPDLSAAVPGTGEMCVLGLIRFTDGKPAARALARTAPHGQRMTWLPA
- a CDS encoding MaoC family dehydratase; its protein translation is MQFGRYYEEFEVGAVYKHWPGKTVTEYDDHLFCLLTMNHHPLHLDAHYAGETTDFGKNVVVGNYIYSLLLGMSVPDVSGKAIANLEVESLKHVKPTFHGDTLYGETEVLDKTPSKSKDDRGVVYVETRGYKQDGTIVCTFRRKVMVPKRSYGDTRGGEQPGRPTPHE
- a CDS encoding NUDIX hydrolase → MDPRVRCVGGIVFDDQGRLLLIQRGHEPDKGLWSIPGGRVEKDETDSAAVVRELREETGLDVRPHTLVGTGVRGVYDIHDYSCTVIGGTLTAGDDADDARWVDSAELVAMDASGQLAELLFVTLRDWGALPRT
- a CDS encoding RecB family exonuclease, which produces MGFDFGVEQPQRLTKVSPARLSTFEDCPRRYRLNYLQRPTPQRTGPWAHSTLGAVVHNALRALFDLPVAKRTAQRAMALVAEYWKDAGFADAEQAARYRARAKGWVAEYVEDHDVSEDPIGLERWVSAPVSPAGGPPTLIIEGRADRIDQRGGELVIVDYKTGRREPDEYEARASQALAMYAVASSRTLRMPCTKVELHHLPTGTVAAAEHTPESLRRHLERAEETAGDLRLATDTLDAGGDGDVLFPARPERRCSWCDFRPSCAEGRQAAPGLQPWELLAP
- a CDS encoding NAD(P)H-binding protein encodes the protein MLLVTGATGNIGSQLVRALVGAGADVRALTRDPARAAGLPPQAELAVGDLGEPSTLPAVFAGIERFFLLTPGMVTVNVANAVAAAREAGVRHVVHLSSSNVLGDPMPLMGRWHHEREEMVRASGIPFTILRAGGFMSNALEWRDSLREGYVLDPSGPGRYAPIDTADIAAVAAVVLTSDGHEGAEYVLDGGELTTCAEQVKTLGDVLGREIEVRQAASPEEVVRARFAAGAPKVLADALVEAYTRARADVTGSRSDDAARLLGRPAATFRDWCERNAGLF